In the genome of Christensenella timonensis, one region contains:
- the rplN gene encoding 50S ribosomal protein L14, whose translation MIQPETRLKVADNSGAKVIQCIRVMGGSVKKTANIGDVIIASVKTATPGGVVKKKDVVKAVIVRSVSGARRPDGSHIKFDENAAVIIDANKQPRGTRIFGPVARELRDRDYMKIVSLAPEVL comes from the coding sequence ATGATACAGCCAGAGACACGCTTAAAGGTTGCAGACAATTCAGGCGCAAAAGTGATCCAATGCATCCGTGTGATGGGCGGCAGTGTTAAGAAAACAGCCAACATCGGCGATGTGATCATTGCATCTGTGAAGACAGCGACACCGGGCGGCGTTGTAAAGAAAAAAGACGTGGTAAAGGCCGTCATCGTCCGTTCCGTCAGCGGAGCGAGAAGACCGGACGGTTCTCACATAAAATTTGACGAAAATGCAGCAGTGATTATTGATGCCAATAAGCAGCCGAGAGGAACCCGTATCTTCGGGCCTGTTGCAAGGGAGCTTCGCGACCGCGATTATATGAAGATCGTATCGCTTGCCCCTGAAGTTCTGTAA
- the rplE gene encoding 50S ribosomal protein L5 codes for MPRLKDTYKADIVPAMMQKFEYKNINQVPKLEKVVINLGLGEAKDNPKVLDSAVDDLTTISGQRPVITTAKKSVANFKLREGMKIGAKVTLRGDRMYEFIDKLISIAIPRVRDFRGLSPKSFDGRGNFAMGFKEQLVFPEIEYDKVDAIRGMDIIVVTTAGTDEEARELLTQMGMPFAH; via the coding sequence ATGCCTAGATTAAAAGATACATACAAAGCGGATATCGTTCCCGCTATGATGCAGAAATTTGAGTACAAAAACATCAATCAGGTTCCCAAACTCGAAAAAGTTGTGATCAACTTAGGGCTTGGAGAAGCAAAAGATAACCCGAAGGTCCTTGACTCCGCAGTGGATGACCTGACGACCATTTCCGGCCAGAGACCGGTCATTACGACGGCGAAGAAATCCGTCGCGAACTTTAAGCTTCGCGAGGGAATGAAGATCGGTGCAAAAGTGACGCTTAGGGGCGACCGGATGTACGAATTCATCGATAAGCTGATCAGCATCGCGATCCCGCGCGTTCGTGATTTCCGTGGTCTTTCTCCGAAATCTTTTGACGGCAGAGGTAATTTCGCAATGGGCTTCAAAGAACAGCTCGTGTTCCCCGAAATCGAGTACGATAAGGTGGACGCGATCCGCGGCATGGACATCATCGTGGTGACCACGGCGGGTACGGACGAAGAAGCTAGGGAACTGCTTACCCAGATGGGTATGCCGTTTGCTCACTAA
- the rplD gene encoding 50S ribosomal protein L4: MPNVSVYKTDGKEAGKIQLSDKVFGAEINKAVMHDAIVAHLANKRQGTQSALTRSEVRGGGIKPFRQKGTGRARQGTIRAPQMTHGGVVFAPKPRSYSQKLNKKVRAKALCSALSMKVTDKDMIVMEDLKMSSPKTKEMAAILKNLKAEKALIVTNGKDEDVVRAAANLQGVKTTMADTLSVYDILKYDKFIITKDAVKAIEEVYA, translated from the coding sequence ATGCCAAACGTATCAGTTTATAAGACCGACGGCAAAGAAGCTGGCAAGATCCAGCTTAGTGATAAAGTCTTCGGCGCAGAAATAAATAAAGCAGTCATGCACGACGCTATCGTTGCGCACCTGGCAAACAAAAGGCAGGGCACACAGTCTGCGCTTACGCGCAGCGAAGTGCGCGGCGGCGGCATCAAGCCTTTCAGGCAGAAAGGTACAGGCAGGGCCCGCCAGGGCACGATCCGTGCGCCTCAAATGACGCACGGCGGCGTGGTGTTCGCGCCTAAGCCGAGGAGCTATTCGCAGAAGCTCAACAAAAAGGTACGCGCGAAAGCGCTGTGCTCCGCGCTTTCGATGAAGGTGACGGACAAAGACATGATCGTGATGGAAGACCTCAAGATGAGCTCTCCCAAAACGAAGGAGATGGCGGCGATTTTAAAGAACCTGAAGGCGGAAAAAGCGCTCATCGTCACCAACGGCAAGGACGAGGACGTTGTACGCGCGGCGGCGAACCTACAGGGCGTAAAAACGACAATGGCAGATACATTGAGCGTTTACGACATCTTGAAATATGACAAGTTCATCATCACCAAAGATGCGGTGAAAGCGATCGAGGAGGTGTACGCGTAA
- the rplX gene encoding 50S ribosomal protein L24, with product MNTLNIKKGDTAVVISGKEKGKEAKVLRVIPDKNRVILEKVNMLTKHKKPKNQTTPGGIIKQEGPIDASNVMVVCPKCSKATRVGHEIKNGEKVRVCKKCGAQL from the coding sequence ATGAATACACTGAATATCAAAAAAGGCGATACGGCGGTTGTCATCTCCGGCAAGGAAAAAGGCAAGGAAGCAAAGGTGCTTCGCGTGATTCCCGACAAAAACCGCGTGATTTTGGAAAAGGTCAATATGCTCACCAAGCATAAAAAGCCGAAAAACCAGACCACGCCGGGCGGGATCATCAAGCAGGAAGGCCCGATCGACGCTTCCAACGTAATGGTCGTTTGCCCGAAGTGCTCCAAAGCCACAAGGGTCGGGCACGAAATTAAAAACGGCGAAAAAGTCCGCGTTTGCAAAAAATGCGGCGCGCAGCTGTAG
- the rpmD gene encoding 50S ribosomal protein L30, which produces MNLKIKLVKSPIGYAQDQKDTVKALGLRKLGQEVVRPDNAPIRGMVFKVKHLVSVEETK; this is translated from the coding sequence ATGAATTTAAAGATTAAACTCGTGAAAAGCCCCATTGGTTACGCGCAGGACCAGAAAGATACGGTCAAGGCGCTGGGTCTTCGCAAATTGGGACAGGAAGTTGTGAGGCCGGACAACGCACCGATCAGAGGTATGGTTTTTAAAGTAAAGCACCTGGTATCGGTTGAAGAAACGAAATAA
- the rplB gene encoding 50S ribosomal protein L2, translating to MAIKKYNPTSPGRRFMSVSAFEEITATTPEKSLLVSLKKSGGRNVHGKITVRHVGGGAKRKYRIIDFKRNKDGIPAKVATIEYDPNRSANIALLHYADGEKRYIIAPVGLKVGDKVVSGAEADIKPGNALPLASIPVGTMIHNVEMKPGKGAQLVRSAGNAAQLMAKEGAYAQVRLPSGEVRMIPVLAKATIGQVGNVDQENINIGKAGRKRHMGVRPTVRGSVMNPNDHPHGGGEGKSPVGRPGPVTPWGKPALGYKTRKKKNPTSQFIVKRRNAK from the coding sequence ATGGCTATTAAGAAATACAACCCGACTTCTCCGGGCAGAAGGTTCATGTCGGTTTCGGCTTTTGAAGAAATCACGGCGACGACCCCTGAAAAATCGCTGCTCGTTTCCTTAAAGAAATCGGGCGGCAGGAACGTACACGGTAAGATTACAGTCCGCCACGTTGGCGGCGGTGCGAAGCGGAAATACAGGATCATCGATTTCAAGCGCAACAAGGACGGCATCCCGGCTAAGGTAGCGACCATCGAATATGATCCGAACAGAAGCGCCAACATTGCGCTGCTCCATTACGCGGACGGCGAAAAGAGATACATCATTGCTCCCGTTGGCCTTAAGGTAGGCGATAAAGTCGTTTCCGGCGCGGAAGCTGACATCAAGCCCGGCAATGCATTGCCGCTTGCGTCTATTCCGGTCGGTACAATGATCCACAATGTGGAAATGAAGCCCGGCAAGGGCGCGCAGCTCGTACGGAGCGCGGGCAACGCAGCACAGCTGATGGCGAAAGAAGGCGCGTATGCGCAGGTAAGGCTTCCCTCCGGTGAAGTCAGGATGATCCCGGTTTTGGCGAAAGCGACGATCGGCCAGGTCGGCAATGTTGACCAGGAAAACATCAACATCGGTAAGGCGGGAAGAAAACGTCATATGGGTGTCCGCCCGACAGTACGCGGCAGCGTGATGAACCCGAACGACCATCCGCACGGTGGCGGCGAAGGCAAGTCGCCTGTCGGACGTCCCGGCCCTGTAACGCCGTGGGGCAAACCTGCCCTTGGTTACAAGACGCGTAAGAAGAAGAACCCGACGAGCCAATTTATCGTAAAACGCAGAAACGCTAAATAA
- a CDS encoding adenylate kinase: protein MNIIFLGPPGSGKGTMAERVGKEMKLAHISTGDILRAEIKAGSELGGLAKSYIDKGALVPDSVIIDMMRERFKQDDAKGGVLLDGFPRTVAQAEALDSLTAIDAVINLEVDVQVIVNRVIARRVCEQCGCVYSVKTHAASDCSKCGGKLVIRPDDNEQTVRERFRVYEEQTQPLIDFYAQRGIVSNVDATMPIEEEAAYIIDILNTEKI from the coding sequence ATGAATATAATTTTCCTGGGGCCTCCCGGATCGGGCAAAGGTACGATGGCGGAGAGAGTCGGAAAAGAAATGAAGCTGGCGCATATCTCCACAGGGGATATCCTGCGTGCGGAAATCAAGGCCGGCAGCGAGCTCGGAGGGCTTGCGAAGTCGTATATCGACAAGGGCGCGCTCGTACCGGACAGCGTGATCATCGACATGATGCGCGAACGCTTTAAACAGGACGACGCCAAAGGCGGCGTGCTGCTTGACGGGTTCCCGCGGACGGTCGCGCAGGCAGAGGCGCTCGATTCCTTGACGGCGATCGACGCGGTCATCAACCTGGAGGTCGACGTACAGGTGATCGTGAACCGGGTCATTGCCCGCCGTGTGTGCGAACAGTGCGGCTGTGTGTACAGCGTGAAAACGCATGCGGCAAGCGATTGCAGCAAGTGCGGCGGAAAGCTGGTCATACGTCCGGACGACAACGAGCAGACGGTACGTGAACGGTTCCGTGTTTATGAAGAGCAGACACAGCCGCTCATCGATTTCTACGCGCAGCGCGGGATCGTGAGCAATGTAGACGCTACGATGCCGATCGAGGAAGAGGCAGCATACATCATCGATATACTGAATACTGAAAAAATATGA
- a CDS encoding type Z 30S ribosomal protein S14 yields the protein MAKKSMIIKQQRGSKFSTRNYTRCRICGRPHSVLKKYGICRVCFRELAYRGQIPGVKKASW from the coding sequence ATGGCGAAGAAAAGCATGATCATAAAACAGCAGAGAGGTTCCAAATTCTCTACGCGCAATTACACGAGATGCCGTATTTGCGGGAGACCTCACTCTGTGTTGAAAAAATACGGTATTTGCCGTGTTTGCTTTCGCGAGCTTGCATACCGTGGACAGATTCCCGGTGTCAAAAAAGCAAGCTGGTAA
- the secY gene encoding preprotein translocase subunit SecY yields MFKTIANAWKIPDIRQKILFTLLMLLVYRIGAFIPIPGVDIGFIQSQVGQYEVLGFLNLFSGGSLSNMTIFALGITPYINASIIMNLLTVAIPKLERMAKEEDGRKRIASITRYFGVILGLVQAIGIIMGLGPQAVENTQPFTYITIILCLTAGTALIMWIGERITEKGIGNGISLLIFISIVSGMPSMLMTMLEGVGNGSINIWMFVLVIGLAFLIVLGITFVDLGERRIPVQYAKRVVGRKMYGGQSTHIPMKVNQSGVMPLIFAITILMLPGMIGQFWPDSGFYAWYRLYAGPGTILYGIVYALLILFFSYFYSQIAFNPVDVSKNLQQNGGFIPGIRPGKPTSDYLAKILSRITLFGAVFLALVAAVPTFFTFMTGVASVFGATSVLIMVSVALETTKQLESQMMMRHYKGFLS; encoded by the coding sequence ATGTTTAAGACCATTGCAAATGCATGGAAAATCCCGGACATCAGGCAGAAGATACTGTTTACGCTGCTCATGTTGCTTGTATACCGTATCGGTGCTTTCATCCCGATTCCGGGCGTTGATATAGGGTTCATTCAAAGTCAGGTCGGCCAGTACGAAGTGCTTGGGTTCCTGAACCTGTTTTCAGGCGGGTCGCTCTCGAACATGACCATCTTTGCACTCGGTATTACGCCGTACATCAACGCGTCCATCATCATGAACCTGCTGACGGTTGCGATCCCGAAGCTGGAGCGCATGGCGAAGGAAGAAGACGGCAGGAAAAGGATCGCCTCGATCACAAGGTACTTTGGCGTCATTTTGGGCCTGGTACAGGCCATCGGCATTATCATGGGCCTTGGCCCGCAGGCGGTTGAAAATACACAGCCCTTTACGTATATTACGATCATCCTCTGCCTGACGGCAGGAACGGCGCTGATTATGTGGATCGGCGAGCGTATTACGGAAAAAGGGATCGGCAACGGGATTTCGCTGCTGATCTTTATCTCGATCGTATCCGGCATGCCGAGCATGCTTATGACAATGCTGGAAGGCGTAGGAAACGGCAGCATCAATATCTGGATGTTTGTGCTGGTGATCGGGCTTGCATTCCTCATCGTTTTGGGTATCACATTCGTGGATCTCGGCGAACGCCGCATCCCGGTGCAGTATGCAAAACGCGTAGTCGGACGGAAGATGTACGGCGGACAAAGCACGCACATTCCGATGAAGGTCAACCAGAGCGGCGTTATGCCCCTGATTTTTGCGATTACGATCCTCATGCTTCCGGGCATGATCGGCCAGTTCTGGCCGGACAGCGGATTTTATGCATGGTACCGGCTGTACGCCGGCCCGGGGACGATCCTCTACGGTATCGTTTATGCGCTGCTGATCTTGTTCTTCTCCTACTTCTATTCCCAGATTGCTTTTAATCCGGTGGACGTATCGAAGAACCTGCAGCAAAACGGCGGATTTATTCCGGGTATCAGGCCGGGCAAACCCACGTCCGATTACCTGGCGAAGATCCTCTCGCGTATCACGCTTTTCGGCGCGGTATTCCTGGCGCTCGTAGCGGCGGTACCGACGTTCTTCACCTTTATGACAGGGGTTGCGAGCGTATTCGGTGCGACCAGCGTGCTGATCATGGTCAGCGTGGCGCTGGAAACGACGAAGCAGTTGGAATCCCAGATGATGATGAGGCACTACAAAGGCTTCCTGAGCTAA
- the rpsS gene encoding 30S ribosomal protein S19 — MSRSVKKGPFINEKLLARIVEMNEKNEKKVLKTWSRPSTIFPDMVGHTIGVHDGRKFVPVYVTEDMVGHKLGEFAPTRTYRGHAGEKSSK, encoded by the coding sequence ATGAGTAGGTCAGTAAAAAAAGGACCATTTATAAATGAAAAGCTTCTGGCACGGATCGTAGAGATGAACGAGAAAAACGAGAAGAAAGTGCTGAAGACATGGTCGCGTCCGTCGACGATCTTCCCGGACATGGTGGGACACACGATCGGCGTACATGACGGCAGAAAATTTGTTCCCGTCTATGTGACGGAGGACATGGTTGGTCACAAATTAGGTGAATTTGCCCCGACAAGGACTTACAGGGGTCACGCAGGCGAGAAATCGTCCAAATAA
- the rplO gene encoding 50S ribosomal protein L15 — translation MKLHELAPAEGAKKSPKRVGRGCGSGIGKTSARGQKGQKSRSGGGVRPGFEGGQMPLARRLPKRGFTNIFAKEYATINVAALEKFDDGAVVDFEILLNSGLVSKASDGLKILGNGELKKKLTVKAAKFTKTAEQKITAAGGSIEVV, via the coding sequence ATGAAACTTCATGAACTTGCTCCTGCTGAGGGTGCGAAAAAGTCGCCCAAGAGAGTAGGCAGAGGATGTGGATCCGGTATTGGTAAAACTTCCGCGAGAGGCCAGAAGGGTCAGAAATCCCGCAGCGGCGGCGGTGTCCGCCCGGGATTTGAAGGCGGCCAGATGCCCCTTGCAAGACGTTTGCCCAAAAGAGGGTTCACGAATATATTTGCAAAAGAGTATGCGACGATCAACGTGGCGGCTCTTGAAAAATTTGACGACGGAGCGGTTGTCGATTTTGAGATTCTGCTTAATAGCGGCCTGGTTTCCAAAGCCAGCGACGGATTAAAGATTCTTGGAAACGGCGAACTGAAGAAAAAATTAACTGTAAAGGCTGCAAAGTTTACGAAAACGGCTGAGCAGAAAATTACAGCTGCGGGCGGCAGTATTGAGGTGGTATAA
- the rpmC gene encoding 50S ribosomal protein L29 codes for MKAKDIRELNKDELSAKLNDLKSEFFNLRFQLATGQLNNPSSIKHVKKDIARVKTILKEMELNQKVAE; via the coding sequence ATGAAGGCTAAGGATATACGTGAACTCAATAAAGACGAGCTGAGCGCGAAGCTGAATGATCTGAAATCGGAATTTTTCAACCTGCGGTTCCAGCTCGCGACGGGACAGCTGAATAATCCTTCTAGCATCAAGCATGTGAAAAAGGACATCGCGAGAGTAAAGACCATTTTGAAAGAAATGGAATTAAACCAGAAGGTTGCCGAGTAA
- the rpsQ gene encoding 30S ribosomal protein S17 — protein MSEETRGYRKERIGTVVSDKMDKTIVVAIKSRKTHPLYGKTINYTNKLKAHDENNECGIGDTVRVMETRPLSKDKRWRLVQIIEKAK, from the coding sequence ATGAGTGAAGAGACAAGAGGTTACCGTAAAGAGAGAATCGGTACGGTAGTAAGCGACAAAATGGACAAGACGATTGTCGTTGCGATAAAGAGCAGAAAAACGCATCCCTTGTATGGAAAGACCATCAACTACACCAACAAGCTGAAAGCACACGATGAAAACAACGAGTGCGGCATCGGCGACACGGTGCGTGTGATGGAGACGAGACCGCTTTCAAAAGACAAGAGATGGAGATTGGTTCAGATTATAGAAAAGGCGAAATAA
- the rplV gene encoding 50S ribosomal protein L22, giving the protein MATRQREKAAKRQEEKDRRPKAIAKYVRISSRKVKAVIDLIRGLSVAEAKAVLMNTPNGATEPVGKLLDSAIANAENNMNISADTLYVAEVFADQGPTLKRFRPRAQGRATRIRKRTSHITIILDQVK; this is encoded by the coding sequence ATGGCTACAAGACAAAGAGAAAAGGCCGCAAAACGGCAAGAAGAAAAAGATAGAAGACCAAAGGCCATCGCAAAATACGTTCGCATTTCCTCCCGCAAGGTTAAGGCTGTGATCGACCTCATCAGAGGGCTTTCTGTGGCGGAGGCAAAGGCAGTTTTGATGAATACGCCCAACGGTGCTACAGAACCCGTCGGAAAGCTTCTGGATTCTGCAATTGCCAATGCGGAAAACAACATGAATATTTCGGCAGATACGCTGTATGTTGCAGAAGTCTTTGCTGATCAGGGCCCGACGCTCAAGCGGTTCCGTCCGCGTGCGCAGGGCAGGGCGACTCGGATTCGCAAGAGAACGAGTCACATCACAATTATCTTGGATCAGGTCAAATAA
- the rpsE gene encoding 30S ribosomal protein S5, which produces MQKDKAIDAGALDLKEKLVSINRVAKTVKGGRNMRFSALVVVGDENGHVGVGMGKAAEIPEAIRKAVQAAKHDMITVSLKGTSIPHEVIGKFGRGRVLLLPAAEGTGVIAGGPARAVLELAGIKDIRTKSQGSNNPINCVKATIEGLRELRSAEQVARLRGISVDQLQ; this is translated from the coding sequence TTGCAGAAAGATAAAGCAATCGATGCAGGTGCTCTCGATTTAAAAGAAAAATTAGTATCCATCAACCGTGTTGCGAAAACCGTTAAGGGCGGCCGCAATATGCGTTTCTCGGCACTCGTTGTCGTAGGCGATGAAAACGGTCACGTGGGCGTCGGCATGGGTAAAGCGGCTGAAATCCCGGAAGCGATCCGCAAAGCGGTACAGGCTGCTAAACATGATATGATCACAGTATCCTTGAAGGGAACATCCATTCCCCACGAGGTGATCGGTAAATTTGGACGCGGCAGGGTGCTGCTGCTCCCCGCTGCGGAAGGTACCGGCGTGATTGCCGGCGGCCCGGCGCGTGCGGTTTTAGAGCTTGCGGGGATCAAGGATATCCGTACAAAGTCGCAGGGCTCCAACAATCCGATCAACTGTGTCAAGGCGACAATCGAAGGTCTTCGTGAACTGCGGAGCGCAGAGCAGGTAGCTCGTCTGCGCGGTATCAGCGTTGACCAGCTTCAATAA
- the rplP gene encoding 50S ribosomal protein L16 translates to MLMPKRVKRRRQFRGRMKGKALRGNTISYGDYGLVAQEPGWIKSNQIEAARVAMTRYIKRGGQVWIKIFPHKPVTEKPAETRMGSGKGSPEYWVAVVKPGRVMFELAGVSEEVARAALSRAAHKLPIKCKFAIKQTNNEAGGEQDEG, encoded by the coding sequence ATGTTAATGCCAAAAAGGGTTAAGCGCAGAAGACAGTTCAGAGGACGTATGAAGGGCAAGGCGCTTCGCGGAAATACGATTTCTTACGGCGATTACGGTCTCGTTGCCCAGGAGCCTGGCTGGATCAAATCCAACCAGATCGAGGCAGCCCGTGTCGCTATGACAAGATATATCAAGAGGGGCGGACAGGTTTGGATCAAAATCTTCCCGCACAAGCCGGTAACGGAAAAACCCGCTGAAACACGTATGGGCAGCGGGAAAGGTTCTCCGGAATACTGGGTAGCTGTCGTAAAGCCGGGCAGGGTCATGTTTGAGCTTGCAGGCGTAAGCGAAGAAGTAGCAAGGGCAGCGCTTTCGCGTGCTGCGCACAAGCTGCCGATCAAATGCAAATTTGCGATCAAGCAGACAAATAACGAAGCAGGTGGTGAGCAGGATGAAGGCTAA
- the rplR gene encoding 50S ribosomal protein L18, with amino-acid sequence MINKKDRNKIRKARHERIRNKISGTADRPRMNVYRSLNNIYVQFIDDVAGNTLCSASTMDAELKGKLAEATKSEAAKMVGELAAKRASAKGISEVVFDRGGYLYTGRVAQVAEGARAAGLKF; translated from the coding sequence ATGATTAATAAAAAAGACAGAAACAAAATTAGAAAAGCACGTCACGAGAGAATCCGTAATAAGATTTCGGGTACGGCAGACCGTCCGAGAATGAATGTATACAGGAGTTTAAACAACATCTATGTACAGTTTATCGACGACGTAGCAGGCAACACGCTTTGTTCCGCTTCCACGATGGATGCTGAGCTCAAGGGCAAGCTTGCCGAAGCAACGAAATCAGAGGCCGCTAAGATGGTGGGCGAACTTGCAGCAAAGCGCGCAAGCGCCAAAGGCATCAGCGAGGTCGTGTTTGACCGCGGCGGTTATCTCTATACTGGCAGAGTAGCTCAGGTGGCCGAAGGCGCGAGAGCTGCCGGCCTCAAGTTTTAA
- the rplW gene encoding 50S ribosomal protein L23 has product MKDMHDIIIKPILSEKSYDLIPKKTYTFLVDKGANKTQIKAAVEEIFEVKVKSITTSRKEGKLKRQGRTEGRRPETKKAYVTLKEDSKPIEFFESMAQ; this is encoded by the coding sequence ATGAAAGATATGCATGATATTATCATTAAGCCCATCCTTTCAGAAAAAAGCTACGACCTGATCCCCAAGAAAACATACACATTTTTGGTGGACAAGGGAGCCAATAAAACGCAGATCAAAGCTGCGGTCGAAGAGATCTTTGAGGTGAAAGTGAAATCCATCACGACTTCCCGCAAAGAAGGCAAGCTGAAAAGACAGGGACGCACGGAGGGCAGAAGGCCCGAAACGAAAAAAGCTTATGTGACGCTCAAGGAAGATTCCAAGCCAATCGAATTCTTCGAGAGCATGGCACAGTAA
- the rplF gene encoding 50S ribosomal protein L6, with translation MSRIGKLPIDLPSGVTVSQADGEVTVKGKNGELKSKFDKKMTISQEGEQLIVTRADDTKQSRALHGLTRALLQNMVTGVSEGFSKTLEIVGVGYRVQLSGTKLVFGLGYSHPVEVEAPAGITFEVPNPNTVIIKGINKQHVGQCAANIRTLRPPEPYKGKGIKYQGEYIRRKVGKTGM, from the coding sequence ATGTCGAGAATAGGAAAACTGCCTATCGATTTACCTTCCGGCGTAACCGTTTCGCAGGCGGACGGCGAGGTAACCGTAAAAGGCAAGAACGGCGAATTAAAATCGAAATTCGATAAGAAAATGACAATTTCGCAGGAAGGCGAGCAGCTGATCGTGACACGCGCCGACGACACAAAGCAGTCAAGGGCGCTGCACGGGCTTACGCGTGCACTCCTGCAGAACATGGTAACGGGCGTATCCGAAGGATTCTCCAAAACACTGGAGATCGTCGGCGTCGGTTACAGGGTGCAGCTTTCGGGTACAAAGCTTGTATTCGGGCTGGGGTATTCCCATCCGGTGGAAGTGGAGGCGCCTGCGGGCATCACTTTTGAAGTACCCAACCCCAACACGGTCATCATCAAGGGGATCAACAAGCAGCATGTTGGGCAGTGTGCAGCGAATATCCGCACCTTAAGGCCGCCGGAACCCTACAAGGGTAAGGGCATCAAGTATCAGGGCGAATATATCCGCCGCAAAGTCGGTAAGACAGGTATGTAA
- the rpsH gene encoding 30S ribosomal protein S8: MPVTDSVADMLTRIRNGLIAKHDTVDVPASNMKKAIGQILLEEGYIKGCEFIDDGVQGTLRIKLKYGPNGEKVITGLKKISKPGLRVYARHDKVPRVLNGLGIAIISTSKGVITDAQARRDAVGGEVIAYIW, translated from the coding sequence ATGCCGGTTACAGATTCTGTAGCAGATATGCTAACACGCATCCGCAATGGCCTCATCGCGAAGCACGATACGGTGGACGTACCCGCTTCCAACATGAAAAAAGCAATCGGGCAGATTTTGCTTGAAGAAGGCTATATCAAAGGCTGCGAATTTATAGATGACGGCGTGCAGGGCACGCTGAGAATTAAACTAAAATACGGCCCGAATGGCGAAAAAGTCATCACGGGGCTGAAGAAAATCTCCAAGCCCGGTCTGCGCGTTTATGCAAGACACGACAAGGTGCCGCGCGTCTTGAACGGACTTGGTATCGCTATTATTTCTACGTCCAAGGGCGTGATCACGGACGCGCAGGCGCGCCGCGATGCGGTCGGCGGAGAAGTAATCGCCTACATCTGGTAG
- the rpsC gene encoding 30S ribosomal protein S3 gives MGQKVHPHGFRVGIIKDWDARWTAKKSKFADYIVEDDKIRKFLKKKLYAAGISKIEIERAAQKVSVNIFTGKPGIVIGKGGTGVEVLKQDLLKLTGNPVVVNIIEVKRVDVDAQLVAENVAQQLEKRISFRRAMKQSIGRTMKAGAKGIKIMCSGRLGGAEIARVEQYHEGSIPLQTIRADIDYGFAEANTTYGKIGVKVWIYKGEILGNPLADRAKPSTVEGGRKNVNAKKG, from the coding sequence ATGGGTCAAAAAGTACATCCCCATGGTTTTAGGGTTGGTATCATCAAAGACTGGGATGCCAGATGGACGGCGAAAAAGTCCAAATTTGCGGATTATATCGTTGAAGATGATAAGATTAGAAAATTTTTAAAGAAGAAATTATATGCTGCGGGCATTTCAAAGATCGAGATCGAAAGGGCGGCGCAGAAGGTATCCGTTAATATCTTTACCGGCAAACCCGGTATCGTGATCGGAAAAGGCGGCACGGGCGTAGAAGTTTTGAAGCAGGATTTGCTTAAGCTCACGGGAAACCCTGTGGTCGTCAACATCATTGAAGTAAAGAGAGTAGACGTGGATGCGCAGCTCGTGGCGGAAAACGTAGCGCAGCAGCTTGAAAAACGTATCTCTTTCAGGCGTGCGATGAAGCAGTCCATCGGCAGGACGATGAAGGCTGGCGCAAAGGGAATCAAGATCATGTGCTCCGGGCGTCTTGGCGGCGCTGAAATCGCCAGGGTGGAGCAGTACCATGAAGGCTCGATCCCGCTGCAGACGATTCGTGCGGACATCGATTACGGTTTTGCGGAAGCGAACACGACTTACGGAAAAATTGGCGTAAAGGTGTGGATTTATAAAGGCGAGATTCTGGGGAATCCGCTTGCTGACAGGGCAAAACCTTCGACAGTGGAAGGAGGCAGAAAAAATGTTAATGCCAAAAAGGGTTAA